The following are from one region of the Micromonas commoda chromosome 12, complete sequence genome:
- a CDS encoding lipase (has Pfam Lipase 3; expressed) — MQCENCAKSRLVDTWMGAGNKRTKELFLVHAGWAQIRRRRIQSRETRGVVGRHGRGGVMASTCSMASTSFACGSRGDAAPFNPAGPRRTNYSAGLLYDGSRRGRVRSYRTRGNRRTRPSTVGRASDDRTDALDGDSGARGSSVSVDTLDATGRGANEEDGQQNEWWSWTKRWAVGDSDEDEDEDERDPSSDSIRAVLEAKEEEGEAVPFLERVPLPPWLKFQVDRVWKTGDEASVAVEASAGSTADERHKLEALADAVETLESPSSSSAADLGEISGRRAEFVDQALRGANEASVKATEAALDKLSAALAAVEARERAVVATDAAAKANDVLKEKAAAAGLDEKGEVVELESWEFPGPSSPVGDEERQRLKDLEDALKVARLKSEEARLASKALSKAVDDVARVRAELESMGYQSEKERAGLQSSLGAAAERVKTASRASQAALFAAGAQIFAVVDMSKEGVVGWVRGVTDKDSSSSNDFDIAAVTAPLVETAEAIELSSTIARITQWSAASAVSIQKIIAGGSISPDVGVAGSDFGGDKPMTAAEVGRMIQPALQTVVAQSLVPAGPQEIRSARVACSMAAWIYYLPTTHAALYRYGLRMVVSSLDQVKSQAGKPKDANNVVARTSSFTMAQMEEMKERVTAAADAAILELERATKLKAEDPERETAAREAAKQAAAAAKELESLSIIIEEKEREKKAAREASSMFDPEGSSSVEEAPKPTPLKKMDFDPVKKGNNAADKSYIDRPLPVNYCVAADDATGEIWVVIEGSTSLKSWQTNLTFQPVVFEDPTWDVRVHRGSYDAARAIYDRIEQAVVDHVNAFGTDRARVHVTGHSIGGSLAALIALMLIMRGKVPREVINDVWTFGSPYVLCGGEALLARLGLPRSFLRSVAMGKDIVPRSFSCYYPQWARKALEFAPGSLKVDTNKQPSFLEEEMFYSPMGDMYLLQAIHGSAHPLLPSGPGLYVLEGDGMYEMLVERVIADEAGDGDEELWLTKGRRGGSSWGEWTHDESSDSDSDSEEAIRIVSKGDESNRDAVTREAQTAWERAVANREAKKKKKESRSRRKEDGRSRRLNRLACLTQSEAALTATLLLGSVESESLVSSDTREVMLQERGRDAAQRVLLNTPHPLTVLSDPRAYGAKGSISRHHNPFNYLRALGKTRRTWDGGSSEVNFDSPNVGPR; from the coding sequence ATGCAGTGCGAAAATTGCGCAAAATCTCGTTTGGTCGACACGTGGATGGGCGCGGGAAACAAACGGACGAAGGAGTTATTTCTTGTCCACGCTGGCTGGGCGCAGATAAGAAGGCGCCGGATTCAGTCCCGGGAGACGAGAGGGGTTGTGGGTCGacacggccgcggcggagtcatggcgtcgacgtgctcgatggcgtcgacgagcttcGCGTGCGGGTCGCGAGgtgacgcggcgccgttcaaCCCGGCCGGTCCCAGAAGGACGAATTATTCCGCGGGTCTTCTTTACGACGGTTCGAGGCGGGGGAGGGTTCGGTCGTATCGCACGAGAGGGaaccgccgaacgcgcccgagCACCGTCGGTAGGGCATCCGACGACCGGACTGACGCACTCGATGGCGACAGtggagcgcgcggctcgtCCGTCTCGGTGGATACCCTCGATGCcacggggcgcggggcgaacgAGGAAGACGGACAACAAAATGAATGGTGGTCTTGGACCAAACGCTGGGCAGTGGGggactccgacgaggacgaggacgaggacgagcgtgATCCCTCGAGCGACTCCATTCGGGCTGTGCTCGAGGctaaggaggaggagggtgAGGCGGTGCCgttcctcgagcgcgtcccgcTTCCCCCGTGGCTCAAGTTCCAGGTCGACAGGGTGTGGAagaccggcgacgaggcttCCGTTGCGGtcgaggcgagcgccggTTCGACCGCAGACGAGAGGCACAAACTCGAGGCTCTCGCGGATGCGGTGGAGACGCTCGagtctccgtcgtcgagctcggcggcggacctcggAGAAATCAGCGGCAGAAGAGCCGAGTTTGTCGACCAGGCTCTGCGCGGAGCTAACGAAGCGTCGGTGAAAGCGACGGAGGCTGCGTTGGACAAGCTGTCCGCCgcactcgcggcggtcgaggcgagggagcgcgcggtcgtcgcgacggacgccgccgcgaaggctaACGATGTCCTCAAGGAAaaggctgcggctgcgggaCTCGACGAGAAGGGCGAAGTCGTCGAGCTAGAGTCGTGGGAGTTCCccggtccgtcgtcgccggtcgGGGATGAGGAGAGGCAGAGGCTGAAAGACTTGGAAGATGCGCTCAAGGTTGCGCGGCTCAAGTCCGAGGAGGCCAGGCTGGCGAGCAAGGCTTTGAGCAAagccgtggacgacgtcgcgagggttCGCGCCGAGTTGGAGAGCATGGGGTACCAGAGCGAGAAGGAGCGAGCCGGCCTTCAGTCCTCCCTCGGAGCCGCGGCTGAGCGAGTGAAGACCGCATCGAGGGCGTCGCAGGCTGCGCTTttcgccgccggtgcgcaGATTTTCGCAGTCGTGGACATGTCAAAGGAGGGCGTGGTGGGATGGGTACGAGGCGTCACCGACAAggattcgtcgtcgtcgaatgACTTTGACATCGCAGCCGTCACCGCACCACTCGTGGAGACAGCCGAGGCTATCGAACTCTCGTCCACCATCGCTCGAATCACGCAgtggagcgcggcgagcgccgtgaGCATTCAGAAGATCATCGCGGGTGGATCCATTTCtcccgacgtcggcgtcgccgggtccgacTTTGGCGGCGATAAGccgatgacggcggcggaggttggTAGGATGATCCAGCCCGCGCTGCAGACCGTGGTGGCTCAGTCGCTCGTGCCCGCGGGTCCCCAAGAGATTcgatccgcgcgggtcgcgtgctcgatggcggcgtggATATACTACCTTCCAaccacgcacgccgcgctctACCGGTACGGTTTACGCATGGTGGTGTCCTCGCTGGACCAGGTCAAGTCTCAGGCTGGAAAACCCAAAGACGCGAACAACGTCGTGGCCCGAACGAGCAGCTTTACCATGGCACAGATGGAAGAGATGAAAGAAcgggtcaccgccgccgcagacgccgccatccttgagctggagcgcgcgaccAAACTCAAAGCCGAAGACCCCGAGCGAGAGACGGCGGCTCGAGAGGCGGCaaagcaggcggcggcggcagcgaaGGAACTCGAGTCCCTCAGTATCATCATCGAGGAGAAGGAACGCGAGAAGAAGGCTGCGCGCGAGGCCTCATCGATGTTCGACCCCGAGGGTTCGTCATCTGTCGAGGAGGCCCCAAAGCCGACGCCGCTTAAAAAAATGGACTTTGATCCCGTGAAGAAGGGGAATAACGCGGCTGACAAGTCCTACATCGATCGCCCCCTTCCGGTGAATTACTgcgtcgccgctgacgaTGCCACTGGTGAAATATGGGTCGTCATCGAGGGATCCACCTCGCTCAAGTCCTGGCAGACCAACTTGACGTTCCAGCCGGTGGTGTTTGAGGATCCGACTTGGGATGTTCGCGTACACCGCGGTTCTTACGACGCGGCCAGGGCCATCTACGATCGCATCGAACAGGCGGTGGTTGACCACGTGAACGCGTTTGGCACGGATCGGGCCAGAGTGCACGTCACCGGACACTCCATCGGTGGCTCACTagcggcgctcatcgcgctcaTGCTCATCATGCGGGGAAAGGTTCCGAGGGAGGTGATCAACGACGTTTGGACGTTTGGGTCACCGTACGTGctgtgcggcggcgaggcgttgCTCGCGCGACTCGGACTTCCAAGAAGCTTCTTGCGCAGTGTCGCGATGGGCAAGGACATCGTCCCGCGATCGTTCTCGTGCTACTACCCGCAGTGGGCGCGCAAGGCTCTAGAATTTGCGCCCGGATCCCTGAAGGTTGACACCAACAAGCAGCCGAGcttcctcgaggaggagatgttTTACTCTCCGATGGGGGACATGTATCTGCTCCAGGCGATTCACGGCTCTGCGCACCCTCTACTTCCAAGCGGACCCGGGTTGTACgtgctcgagggcgacgggatGTATGAGATGCTCGTAGAGCGAGTGATCGCCGACGAAGCTGGCGACGGAGATGAGGAACTGTGGCTCACAAAAGGTCGCAGGGGTGGATCATCTTGGGGCGAGTGGACGCACGACGAATCATCAGACTcagactcggactcggaAGAGGCGATCCGAATCGTGTCCAAGGGCGACGAATCAAACAGagacgcggtgacgcgcgaggcgcagaCTGCTTGGGAGAGAGCAGTCGCCAACAGAGAGGCGAAGAAAAAGAAGAAGGAATCGAGGTCTCGCCGGAAGGAAGATGGTCGCAGCCGCAGACTGAATCGTCTCGCGTGTTTGACTcagtcggaggcggcgctcaccgcgacgcTTCTCCTTGGTTCCGTCGAGAGCGAGTCGTTGGTCAGCTCGGACACGAGGGAGGTTATGCTCCAGGAGCGCGGCAGagacgcggcgcagagggTGCTGCTGAACACGCCGCACCCGCTGACCGTGCTCTCCGACCCGAGGGCGTACGGCGCAAAGGGGTCCA
- a CDS encoding predicted protein produces the protein MASKEEEAVDALRARYEAAGQGHVFAHWDKCDEGERDALAAQLRSVDLDHVKKIFDRSIADHDAGAAAKGEIEPVVADASVLKASAEDLSEWREAGLGVASLGELAVVLLAGGQGTRLGSSAPKGMYDIGLPSGRTLFRLQAERLAKLMAMSSEEANQGAPVRVPWYIMTSPHTHAATEKYFHDNEFFGLDSADVTFFQQGSLPCFTPEGKIIMQSKHEMATAPDGNGGIYAALHASGVIDDMAKRGIRHVYAYCVDNALVKVGDPTYVGFCALRNVEAGAKVIAKAYPEEAVGVFTRRNGEVHVVEYSEMPAELASATDAETGKIKFDAANVVLHYYSFDFLKKCCAPDDVVQSSLVYHVAKKKVPRVTEDGAGTETPETPNGVKLEAFIFDVYKYAKDVAFLEGERGADFAPVKNKEGTGKDSPDTARALIDALHREWIMNAEGSVDEDDDDGLGVTHADGKRYVEVAPAASYAGEGLEPVVRSYFMGFVPAGLSIEPVRDNKRAAENATDEDEPPAKK, from the coding sequence ATGGCATCGAAGGAGGAAGAGGCCGTGGACGCCCTTCGGGCCCGATACGAGGCCGCTGGCCAGGGCCACGTCTTCGCGCACTGGGATAAgtgcgacgagggcgagcgcgacgccctcgccgcgcagctccgATCGGTGGACCTCGATCACGTGAAGAAGATTTTCGATCGATCCATCGCGGAtcacgacgcgggcgctgcCGCGAAGGGGGAGATCGAACCCGTCGTTgcggacgcgtccgtgcTCAAGGCATCTGCCGAGGATCTCTCGGAGTGGCGCGAGGCTGgtctcggcgtcgcctcactcggcgagctcgcggtcgtcctcctcgcgggggGACAAGGCACTCGTCTCggttcgtcggcgccgaaaGGCATGTACGACATCGGGCTTCCGTCCGGTCGTACGCTGTTTCGACTCCAGGCGGAGCGACTGGCGAAGCTCATGGCGATGTCCAGCGAAGAGGCGAACCAGGGTGCGCCCGTGCGCGTGCCGTGGTACATcatgacgtcgccgcacacACACGCGGCGACAGAGAAGTACTTTCACGACAACGAGTTCTTCGGCCTCGACTCGGCGGATGTGACGTTCTTCCAGCAGGGTTCCCTGCCGTGTTTCACCCCGGAGGGCAAGATCATCATGCAGAGTAAACACGAGATGGCGACCGCGCCTGACGGTAACGGGGGTATCTACGCCGCTCTGCACGCGAGCGGCGTGATTGACGACATGGCAAAAAGAGGGATCCGGCATGTGTACGCCTACTGCGTTGACAACGCCCTCGTGAAAGTCGGCGACCCAACCTACGTCGGGTTTTGCGCCCTGAGAAACGTCGAGGCTGGCGCCAAGGTGATCGCCAAAGCCTACCCCGAGGAGGCTGTCGGCGTGTTCACCCGGAGGAACGGCGAGGTGCACGTCGTGGAGTATTCGGAGATGCCCGCCGagctggcgtcggcgactgaCGCGGAAACCGGCAAAATCAAGTTTGACGCCGCCAACGTGGTCCTGCACTACTACTCGTTCGACTTTCTGAAGAAATGTTGCGCGCCTGATGACGTCGTGCAGTCCTCTCTGGTGTATCACGTCGCGAAAAAGAAAGTGCCGCGGGTGAcagaggacggcgccggcacAGAGACTCCCGAGACGCCGAACGGCGTCAAGCTCGAGGCGTTTATCTTTGACGTGTATAAATACGCCAAGGATGTCGCGTTCCTGGAGGGTGAGCGGGGCGCTGACTTTGCGCCGGTCAAGAACAAGGAGGGAACTGGGAAGGATTCCCCGGATACCGCGAGAGCGCTCATCGATGCGCTTCACAGAGAGTGGATCATGAACGCGGAGGGCAGCgtcgatgaggacgacgacgacggtctcGGCGTCACTCACGCAGACGGAAAGCGATACGTCGAGGttgccccggcggcgtcttaCGCCGGCGAGGGTCTCGAGCCCGTCGTGAGGTCATACTTCATGGGCTTTGTTCCGGCAGGGTTGAGCATCGAGCCCGTGAGAGATAACaagagggcggcggagaacgcgaccgacgaggacgagcctCCGGCGAAGAAGTAG